In Zingiber officinale cultivar Zhangliang chromosome 1A, Zo_v1.1, whole genome shotgun sequence, a genomic segment contains:
- the LOC122038187 gene encoding protein BONZAI 3-like: protein MGGCFSDVKGGQQAIGAAGPTASVGSARQEVDDAVGYLFHSRGLRGLCTSLELSLSASRLQNHDIMSKSDPLAVLYLKRRDGMLEELGRTEVIMNNLSPSWITKFTINYQFEIVQHLVIRVYDVDTKYFNIPVKTINLNEQDYLGEASFAMSELVTKPNRSLTLNLQQKNGHPNAHSGTITIHAEEPIASRTAFEITFRCSKLENKDVFSKSDPFLIISKFVESGISIPIWKSEVINNDLNPVWKPVTLSMQQFLSKENPLIIECFDFNDSGKHDQLGLLQTSVADLEKLARENCGANLYVQSRSGAKKILKGQLHVDNFIEKTQYSFLDYISNGFELNFMVAIDFTASNGDPRLPASLHFIDPSGRLNSYQQAIVGVGEVLQFYDSDKHFPAWGFGGRVSYGSVSHCFNLKGSPEESEVSGVEGIMAAYAMALHNVTLAGPTLFGPVIHRAAEIAGQSLLTSRNKYYVLLIITDGVITDLQETINAIVKASDLPLSILIVGVGGADYKEMNILDADDGKRLESSTGRIATRDIVQFVPMRDLQGNQVSVAQSLLEELPGQFLSYMRSRDIKPNFAYTAEAPVSMLS from the exons ATGGGCGGGTGCTTCTCTGATGTGAAGGGAGGGCAACAGGCGATCGGCGCCGCGGGCCCCACCGCCTCCGTTGGGTCGGCGCGGCAGGAGGTCGACGATGCGGTCGGCTACCTCTTCCACTCCCGCGGTCTTCGTGGTCTCTGCACCTCGCTCGAG CTATCACTCTCTGCCTCTAGACTACAGAACCATGATATTATGTCAAAG AGCGATCCACTAGCTGTTCTTTATCTGAAAAGACGAGATGGTATGCTTGAAGAACTTGGGCGCACAGAAGTCATAATGAACAATCTCAGTCCTTCTTGGATTACTAAATTTAccattaattatcagtttgaaaTTGTTCAACACTTGGT GATACGAGTCTATGATGTGGACACCAAATATTTCAATATACCTGTTAAG ACTATCAATTTGAATGAGCAAGATTATCTTGGAGAAGCTTCTTTTGCCATGTCTGAG CTAGTGACCAAGCCCAACAGAAGTTTGACTTTAAATCTCCAACAGAAAAATGGGCATCCCAATGCACATTCAGGAACCATAACAATTCATGCCGAGGAGCCAATTGCTTCTAGGACTGCTTTTGAGATAACATTCCGCTGTTCAAAGTTGGAAAATAAGGATGTTTTCTCCAAAAGT GATCCATTTTTAATAATATCAAAATTTGTGGAGAGTGGTATCTCTATCCCTATATGGAAATCTGAAGTTATCAACAATGACCTAAACCCCGTCTGGAAACCTGTAACTTTATCGATGCAACAATTTCTCAGCAAG GAGAATCCCCTAATCATTGAGTGTTTTGATTTCAACGACAGTGGCAAGCATGATCAACTAGG CTTGCTTCAGACTAGTGTGGCagatcttgagaagcttgccaGAGAAAATTGCGGTGCAAATTTGTATGTCCAATCTCGTTCTGGTGCTAAGAAG ATCCTCAAGGGGCAGCTGCACGTGGATAATTTCATTGAAAAAACTCAATATAGTTTCTTGGATTATATATCCAATGGATTTGAGCTTAATTTTATGGTTGCCATTGATTTTACAG CTTCAAATGGAGATCCAAGGCTTCCTGCTTCCTTGCATTTTATTGATCCTTCTGGGCGATTAAATTCCTATCAGCAA GCAATAGTAGGAGTTGGGGAGGTTCTGCAGTTCTATGATTCTGATAAACATTTTCCTGCTTGGGGTTTTGGAGGGAGGGTATCATATGGATCAGTTTCTCATTGTTTCAACCTAAAGGGGAGCCCCGAGGAGAGTGAG GTTTCAGGTGTTGAAGGTATTATGGCAGCATATGCAATGGCTCTGCATAATGTTACTCTTGCTGGCCCAACTCTGTTTGGCCCAGTGATCCATAGGGCTGCAGAAATTGCTGGTCAATCTCTTTTGACTAGTCGAAACAAGTACTACGTATTACTTATCATCACG GATGGGGTTATTACAGATTTGCAGGAGACCATCAATGCAATTGTAAAAGCTTCTGATTTGCCCTTGTCAATTCTCATTGTTGGAGTAGGAGGTGCTGACTACAAAGAAATGAAT ATTCTGGATGCTGATGATGGAAAAAGATTAGAAAGTTCCACAGGCAGAATAGCTACTCGGGACATTGTACAATTTGTTCCTATGCGAGATTTGCAGG GGAATCAGGTTTCGGTGGCTCAATCTCTGTTGGAAGAGTTGCCCGGACAATTTCTATCATACATGAGGAGCAGGGATATTAAACCTAATTTTGCTTACACTGCAGAAGCTCCTGTGTCTATGCTCTCCTAA
- the LOC122011837 gene encoding probable indole-3-pyruvate monooxygenase YUCCA10, protein MREEVVLIVGAGQSGLATAACLTELSVPCLILERDGCIASLWRQRCYDRVKLHLAKEYSHLPHSAHPPEAPTFLPKNDFVRYLDDYAERFRLRVALSREVVSAEYHEASGRWLVTARNTEENGGGAEELYAARYLVVASGENADPAMPEIPGLAEFRGSMVHSSRYRTGRDYEGKAVLVVGGGNSGMEIALDVANGGAHTTCVVVRSQLHIVPRAIWFVAMRLMKYLPMWLVDHLILLACYFIYGNLAKYGLHRPSIGPMYMKKHTPIYPVVDVGTVSKIKSGAVQVVPSIKSIDGHNVTFTDGKIQNFDAVILATGYRSSVKKWLKGDDFLIGEDGMSKQKYPNHWKGKNKLYCAGLVRMGILGSGEDAQKIANDIADDYRNI, encoded by the exons ATGAGGGAGGAGGTAGTGTTGATCGTCGGGGCAGGGCAGTCCGGGCTGGCGACGGCGGCTTGCCTGACGGAGCTGTCGGTGCCGTGCCTCATCCTGGAGCGCGACGGCTGCATCGCCTCGTTGTGGCGGCAGCGATGCTACGATCGCGTCAAGCTCCATCTGGCCAAGGAGTACAGCCATCTCCCGCACTCGGCCCACCCGCCTGAGGCACCCACGTTCCTCCCCAAGAACGACTTCGTCCGCTACCTGGATGACTACGCGGAGCGGTTCCGGCTCCGCGTGGCACTGAGCCGCGAGGTGGTGTCAGCGGAGTACCACGAGGCGTCGGGGAGGTGGCTGGTGACGGCGAGGAACACAGAAGAGAACGGCGGCGGCGCTGAGGAGCTTTACGCCGCGCGGTACCTTGTGGTGGCGAGCGGGGAAAACGCCGATCCGGCGATGCCGGAGATCCCGGGTCTGGCGGAGTTCCGTGGGTCAATGGTGCACTCGAGCCGATACCGGACGGGGAGGGACTACGAGGGGAAGGCCGTGCTCGTGGTGGGGGGCGGCAACTCCGGCATGGAGATAGCGCTCGACGTCGCCAACGGCGGGGCCCACACCACCTGCGTCGTCGTCAGGAGCCAG CTTCACATAGTACCGAGGGCGATATGGTTCGTTGCCATGCGTCTCATGAAATATTTGCCAATGTGGCTAGTCGACCACTTAATTCTCCTCGCATGTTATTTCATATACGGGAATCTCGCAAAGTATGGCCTACACAGACCGTCGATAGGACCCATGTACATGAAAAAGCACACCCCAATATACCCGGTCGTTGATGTTGGCACGGTAAGCAAAATTAAATCAGGAGCCGTTCAGGTCGTTCCGTCGATAAAGAGCATCGACGGCCACAACGTCACATTCACAGACGGAAAGATTCAGAACTTCGACGCTGTCATCCTCGCAACAGGCTACAGGAGCTCCGTCAAGAAATGGCTTAAG GGTGATGATTTCCTGATAGGAGAAGACGGAATGTCGAAGCAGAAATACCCTAACCACTGGAAAGGGAAGAATAAGCTTTACTGCGCCGGACTTGTGAGAATGGGAATTCTAGGCTCCGGCGAGGATGCTCAAAAGATTGCTAATGATATTGCTGATGACTATCGCAACATTTAG